In Pseudorasbora parva isolate DD20220531a chromosome 9, ASM2467924v1, whole genome shotgun sequence, the following proteins share a genomic window:
- the zbtb47a gene encoding zinc finger and BTB domain-containing protein 47 isoform X1, translating into MSAKTPNLIVEKTAEHPSAEFSLIEDETLHCTFLMDRLNQQRLFQPDLCDVDIVLLHHQTSFQFQAHKGVLAAYSPFFHSLFASSKELRRVELSLEALQPQGLQQILNFIYTSKLLVSSCNAQDVLKAATVLQMSNIATSCSELITRGSLEISPGVDQSKQEVSAQRWSNSSSVNSNFHMEIKQEKDPSCAKIYGGKGEENAYSVQVGDCSQVQVGACKVEGKETGILKDSEELDSFNREQIIVELNLNNQTLNVSKGLEGNAAAQSPSAQQLPGKGRRSDETVEESRDNVALEEEEEEGEQSEDDDDDVRLEGTSEEEGDHALPVFISERSLRQTRAPGDALAMVSKRSSVSVSQETTHEERLDQDSLKFQNFTCMKCPKTFNNCWYLEKHMNVTHNHMHICDKCGKRFLLESELLLHQQTDCEKSIQCLTCGKAFRKLWSLHEHNKIVHGYAEKKYTCEICEKKFYTMAHVRKHMVAHTKEMPFTCETCGKSFKRSMSLKVHSLQHSGEKPFQCEVCSERFQYKYQLRSHMSIHIGHKQFMCQWCGKDFSMKQYFDEHMKTHTGEKPYICEICGKSFTSRPNMKRHRRTHTGEKPYPCEACGQRFRFSNMLKAHREKCSQVRNPPLLDSSAVINQTEAAANQELPVGMETLRDLSPHLHGIVTFPSSVLHSMDGGPSHSQLRSLTPLYSTGRTDSRNL; encoded by the exons ATGTCGGCAAAGACACCCAAT CTCATAGTGGAGAAAACTGCCGAGCACCCATCTGCAGAGTTCTCCCTCATTGAGGATGAGACCCTTCACTGCACCTTCTTGATGGACAGACTGAACCAACAACGTCTGTTCCAACCAGATCTATGTGACGTGGACATCGTCCTCCTGCATCACCAGACTTCTTTCCAGTTCCAGGCCCACAAGGGTGTCCTAGCAGCCTACAGCCCCTTCTTCCACTCACTCTTTGCATCGAGTAAGGAGCTGCGGCGTGTGGAACTCTCCCTGGAGGCTCTCCAGCCTCAAGGCCTGCAGCAGATCCTCAACTTCATCTACACATCCAAGCTGCTAGTCTCCAGCTGCAATGCCCAGGACGTGCTCAAAGCTGCCACGGTGCTCCAGATGAGCAACATCGCCACTTCTTGCAGTGAACTCATTACTAGAGGTTCGCTGGAAATCAGTCCTGGTGTGGACCAATCTAAACAGGAAGTCAGCGCTCAGCGCTGGAGTAACAGCAGCTCGGTAAATTCCAACTTTCACATGGAGATCAAGCAAGAGAAGGACCCCTCCTGTGCCAAAATCTATGGAGGAAAAGGTGAAGAGAACGCGTATTCTGTTCAAGTTGGCGATTGCAGTCAAGTGCAAGTTGGTGCTTGTAAAGTAGAAGGGAAGGAAACAGGAATCCTAAAGGACTCTGAAGAACTTGATTCCTTTAACAGAGAGCAAATAATTGTAGAGTTGAATTTGAACAACCAGACCCTTAATGTGTCCAAAGGTTTAGAGGGCAATGCAGCAGCTCAGTCACCCTCAGCACAACAGCTTCCTGGAAAAGGAAGGAGGAGCGATGAGACTGTTGAGGAATCAAGAGACAATGTGGCCttggaagaggaggaagaggagggtgAGCAAagtgaagatgatgatgatgatgtgagaCTTGAAGGCACCAGTGAGGAGGAAGGTGACCACGCATTACCAGTATTTATATCTGAAAGATCACTTCGACAAACCCGGGCCCCTGGTGATGCATTAGCGATGGTCTCCAAGAGAagcagtgtgagtgtgagtcaAGAGACGACTCATGAGGAACGCCTGGACCAGGATAGTTTGAAGTTTCAGAATTTCACCTGTATGAAGTGCCCCAAGACGTTCAACAACTGCTGGTACCtggagaagcacatgaacgtgACCCATAACCACATGCATATCTGTGACAAGTGTGGAAAACGCTTCCTTCTGGAAAGTGAGCTACTGCTGCATCAGCAGACCGACTGTGAGAAGAGCATACAG TGTCTAACTTGTGGAAAAGCTTTCAGGAAGCTCTGGTCGCTCCATGAGCACAATAAGATCGTTCATGGCTATGCTGAGAAGAAGTACACTTGTGAGATCTGTGAGAAGAAATTCTACACAATGGCTCATGTACGCAAACACATGGTCG CCCACACAAAAGAGATGCCATTTACCTGTGAGACGTGTGGCAAGTCCTTTAAAAGGAGCATGTCCCTGAAGGTCCACTCTCTCCAACATTCAGGAGAGAAGCCTTTCCAGTGTGAG GTCTGCAGTGAACGTTTTCAGTATAAGTACCAACTGCGCTCTCACATGAGCATCCACATCGGACACAAGCAGTTTATGTGTCAGTGGTGTGGGAAGGACTTCAGTATGAAACAGTATTTTGATGAGCACATGAAGACGCACACAG GAGAGAAACCGTACATATGTGAGATCTGTGGGAAGAGCTTTACGAGTCGACCCAATATGAAGCGGCACAGGCGTACACACacaggagagaagccttacCCCTGTGAAGCTTGTGGCCAGCGTTTCCGCTTCTCCAACATGTTGAAAGCTCACAGAGAGAAGTGTTCCCAGGTCAGGAACCCTCCACTGCTGGACTCCTCTGCTGTAATCAATCAGACGGAAGCCGCTGCAAACCAAGAACTGCCTGTTGGGATGGAAACACTGAGAGATCTCAGCCCACATCTGCATGGCATAGTCACTTTCCCATCATCGGTTCTCCACTCAATGGATGGGGGTCCGTCACATTCTCAGCTGCGTTCCCTTACGCCACTCTACTCCACTGGAAGGACAGACTCCAGGAATCTGTAA
- the zbtb47a gene encoding zinc finger and BTB domain-containing protein 47 isoform X3 — protein MLIVEKTAEHPSAEFSLIEDETLHCTFLMDRLNQQRLFQPDLCDVDIVLLHHQTSFQFQAHKGVLAAYSPFFHSLFASSKELRRVELSLEALQPQGLQQILNFIYTSKLLVSSCNAQDVLKAATVLQMSNIATSCSELITRGSLEISPGVDQSKQEVSAQRWSNSSSVNSNFHMEIKQEKDPSCAKIYGGKGEENAYSVQVGDCSQVQVGACKVEGKETGILKDSEELDSFNREQIIVELNLNNQTLNVSKGLEGNAAAQSPSAQQLPGKGRRSDETVEESRDNVALEEEEEEGEQSEDDDDDVRLEGTSEEEGDHALPVFISERSLRQTRAPGDALAMVSKRSSVSVSQETTHEERLDQDSLKFQNFTCMKCPKTFNNCWYLEKHMNVTHNHMHICDKCGKRFLLESELLLHQQTDCEKSIQCLTCGKAFRKLWSLHEHNKIVHGYAEKKYTCEICEKKFYTMAHVRKHMVAHTKEMPFTCETCGKSFKRSMSLKVHSLQHSGEKPFQCEVCSERFQYKYQLRSHMSIHIGHKQFMCQWCGKDFSMKQYFDEHMKTHTGEKPYICEICGKSFTSRPNMKRHRRTHTGEKPYPCEACGQRFRFSNMLKAHREKCSQVRNPPLLDSSAVINQTEAAANQELPVGMETLRDLSPHLHGIVTFPSSVLHSMDGGPSHSQLRSLTPLYSTGRTDSRNL, from the exons ATG CTCATAGTGGAGAAAACTGCCGAGCACCCATCTGCAGAGTTCTCCCTCATTGAGGATGAGACCCTTCACTGCACCTTCTTGATGGACAGACTGAACCAACAACGTCTGTTCCAACCAGATCTATGTGACGTGGACATCGTCCTCCTGCATCACCAGACTTCTTTCCAGTTCCAGGCCCACAAGGGTGTCCTAGCAGCCTACAGCCCCTTCTTCCACTCACTCTTTGCATCGAGTAAGGAGCTGCGGCGTGTGGAACTCTCCCTGGAGGCTCTCCAGCCTCAAGGCCTGCAGCAGATCCTCAACTTCATCTACACATCCAAGCTGCTAGTCTCCAGCTGCAATGCCCAGGACGTGCTCAAAGCTGCCACGGTGCTCCAGATGAGCAACATCGCCACTTCTTGCAGTGAACTCATTACTAGAGGTTCGCTGGAAATCAGTCCTGGTGTGGACCAATCTAAACAGGAAGTCAGCGCTCAGCGCTGGAGTAACAGCAGCTCGGTAAATTCCAACTTTCACATGGAGATCAAGCAAGAGAAGGACCCCTCCTGTGCCAAAATCTATGGAGGAAAAGGTGAAGAGAACGCGTATTCTGTTCAAGTTGGCGATTGCAGTCAAGTGCAAGTTGGTGCTTGTAAAGTAGAAGGGAAGGAAACAGGAATCCTAAAGGACTCTGAAGAACTTGATTCCTTTAACAGAGAGCAAATAATTGTAGAGTTGAATTTGAACAACCAGACCCTTAATGTGTCCAAAGGTTTAGAGGGCAATGCAGCAGCTCAGTCACCCTCAGCACAACAGCTTCCTGGAAAAGGAAGGAGGAGCGATGAGACTGTTGAGGAATCAAGAGACAATGTGGCCttggaagaggaggaagaggagggtgAGCAAagtgaagatgatgatgatgatgtgagaCTTGAAGGCACCAGTGAGGAGGAAGGTGACCACGCATTACCAGTATTTATATCTGAAAGATCACTTCGACAAACCCGGGCCCCTGGTGATGCATTAGCGATGGTCTCCAAGAGAagcagtgtgagtgtgagtcaAGAGACGACTCATGAGGAACGCCTGGACCAGGATAGTTTGAAGTTTCAGAATTTCACCTGTATGAAGTGCCCCAAGACGTTCAACAACTGCTGGTACCtggagaagcacatgaacgtgACCCATAACCACATGCATATCTGTGACAAGTGTGGAAAACGCTTCCTTCTGGAAAGTGAGCTACTGCTGCATCAGCAGACCGACTGTGAGAAGAGCATACAG TGTCTAACTTGTGGAAAAGCTTTCAGGAAGCTCTGGTCGCTCCATGAGCACAATAAGATCGTTCATGGCTATGCTGAGAAGAAGTACACTTGTGAGATCTGTGAGAAGAAATTCTACACAATGGCTCATGTACGCAAACACATGGTCG CCCACACAAAAGAGATGCCATTTACCTGTGAGACGTGTGGCAAGTCCTTTAAAAGGAGCATGTCCCTGAAGGTCCACTCTCTCCAACATTCAGGAGAGAAGCCTTTCCAGTGTGAG GTCTGCAGTGAACGTTTTCAGTATAAGTACCAACTGCGCTCTCACATGAGCATCCACATCGGACACAAGCAGTTTATGTGTCAGTGGTGTGGGAAGGACTTCAGTATGAAACAGTATTTTGATGAGCACATGAAGACGCACACAG GAGAGAAACCGTACATATGTGAGATCTGTGGGAAGAGCTTTACGAGTCGACCCAATATGAAGCGGCACAGGCGTACACACacaggagagaagccttacCCCTGTGAAGCTTGTGGCCAGCGTTTCCGCTTCTCCAACATGTTGAAAGCTCACAGAGAGAAGTGTTCCCAGGTCAGGAACCCTCCACTGCTGGACTCCTCTGCTGTAATCAATCAGACGGAAGCCGCTGCAAACCAAGAACTGCCTGTTGGGATGGAAACACTGAGAGATCTCAGCCCACATCTGCATGGCATAGTCACTTTCCCATCATCGGTTCTCCACTCAATGGATGGGGGTCCGTCACATTCTCAGCTGCGTTCCCTTACGCCACTCTACTCCACTGGAAGGACAGACTCCAGGAATCTGTAA
- the zbtb47a gene encoding zinc finger and BTB domain-containing protein 47 isoform X2 → MVLIVEKTAEHPSAEFSLIEDETLHCTFLMDRLNQQRLFQPDLCDVDIVLLHHQTSFQFQAHKGVLAAYSPFFHSLFASSKELRRVELSLEALQPQGLQQILNFIYTSKLLVSSCNAQDVLKAATVLQMSNIATSCSELITRGSLEISPGVDQSKQEVSAQRWSNSSSVNSNFHMEIKQEKDPSCAKIYGGKGEENAYSVQVGDCSQVQVGACKVEGKETGILKDSEELDSFNREQIIVELNLNNQTLNVSKGLEGNAAAQSPSAQQLPGKGRRSDETVEESRDNVALEEEEEEGEQSEDDDDDVRLEGTSEEEGDHALPVFISERSLRQTRAPGDALAMVSKRSSVSVSQETTHEERLDQDSLKFQNFTCMKCPKTFNNCWYLEKHMNVTHNHMHICDKCGKRFLLESELLLHQQTDCEKSIQCLTCGKAFRKLWSLHEHNKIVHGYAEKKYTCEICEKKFYTMAHVRKHMVAHTKEMPFTCETCGKSFKRSMSLKVHSLQHSGEKPFQCEVCSERFQYKYQLRSHMSIHIGHKQFMCQWCGKDFSMKQYFDEHMKTHTGEKPYICEICGKSFTSRPNMKRHRRTHTGEKPYPCEACGQRFRFSNMLKAHREKCSQVRNPPLLDSSAVINQTEAAANQELPVGMETLRDLSPHLHGIVTFPSSVLHSMDGGPSHSQLRSLTPLYSTGRTDSRNL, encoded by the exons ATGGTT CTCATAGTGGAGAAAACTGCCGAGCACCCATCTGCAGAGTTCTCCCTCATTGAGGATGAGACCCTTCACTGCACCTTCTTGATGGACAGACTGAACCAACAACGTCTGTTCCAACCAGATCTATGTGACGTGGACATCGTCCTCCTGCATCACCAGACTTCTTTCCAGTTCCAGGCCCACAAGGGTGTCCTAGCAGCCTACAGCCCCTTCTTCCACTCACTCTTTGCATCGAGTAAGGAGCTGCGGCGTGTGGAACTCTCCCTGGAGGCTCTCCAGCCTCAAGGCCTGCAGCAGATCCTCAACTTCATCTACACATCCAAGCTGCTAGTCTCCAGCTGCAATGCCCAGGACGTGCTCAAAGCTGCCACGGTGCTCCAGATGAGCAACATCGCCACTTCTTGCAGTGAACTCATTACTAGAGGTTCGCTGGAAATCAGTCCTGGTGTGGACCAATCTAAACAGGAAGTCAGCGCTCAGCGCTGGAGTAACAGCAGCTCGGTAAATTCCAACTTTCACATGGAGATCAAGCAAGAGAAGGACCCCTCCTGTGCCAAAATCTATGGAGGAAAAGGTGAAGAGAACGCGTATTCTGTTCAAGTTGGCGATTGCAGTCAAGTGCAAGTTGGTGCTTGTAAAGTAGAAGGGAAGGAAACAGGAATCCTAAAGGACTCTGAAGAACTTGATTCCTTTAACAGAGAGCAAATAATTGTAGAGTTGAATTTGAACAACCAGACCCTTAATGTGTCCAAAGGTTTAGAGGGCAATGCAGCAGCTCAGTCACCCTCAGCACAACAGCTTCCTGGAAAAGGAAGGAGGAGCGATGAGACTGTTGAGGAATCAAGAGACAATGTGGCCttggaagaggaggaagaggagggtgAGCAAagtgaagatgatgatgatgatgtgagaCTTGAAGGCACCAGTGAGGAGGAAGGTGACCACGCATTACCAGTATTTATATCTGAAAGATCACTTCGACAAACCCGGGCCCCTGGTGATGCATTAGCGATGGTCTCCAAGAGAagcagtgtgagtgtgagtcaAGAGACGACTCATGAGGAACGCCTGGACCAGGATAGTTTGAAGTTTCAGAATTTCACCTGTATGAAGTGCCCCAAGACGTTCAACAACTGCTGGTACCtggagaagcacatgaacgtgACCCATAACCACATGCATATCTGTGACAAGTGTGGAAAACGCTTCCTTCTGGAAAGTGAGCTACTGCTGCATCAGCAGACCGACTGTGAGAAGAGCATACAG TGTCTAACTTGTGGAAAAGCTTTCAGGAAGCTCTGGTCGCTCCATGAGCACAATAAGATCGTTCATGGCTATGCTGAGAAGAAGTACACTTGTGAGATCTGTGAGAAGAAATTCTACACAATGGCTCATGTACGCAAACACATGGTCG CCCACACAAAAGAGATGCCATTTACCTGTGAGACGTGTGGCAAGTCCTTTAAAAGGAGCATGTCCCTGAAGGTCCACTCTCTCCAACATTCAGGAGAGAAGCCTTTCCAGTGTGAG GTCTGCAGTGAACGTTTTCAGTATAAGTACCAACTGCGCTCTCACATGAGCATCCACATCGGACACAAGCAGTTTATGTGTCAGTGGTGTGGGAAGGACTTCAGTATGAAACAGTATTTTGATGAGCACATGAAGACGCACACAG GAGAGAAACCGTACATATGTGAGATCTGTGGGAAGAGCTTTACGAGTCGACCCAATATGAAGCGGCACAGGCGTACACACacaggagagaagccttacCCCTGTGAAGCTTGTGGCCAGCGTTTCCGCTTCTCCAACATGTTGAAAGCTCACAGAGAGAAGTGTTCCCAGGTCAGGAACCCTCCACTGCTGGACTCCTCTGCTGTAATCAATCAGACGGAAGCCGCTGCAAACCAAGAACTGCCTGTTGGGATGGAAACACTGAGAGATCTCAGCCCACATCTGCATGGCATAGTCACTTTCCCATCATCGGTTCTCCACTCAATGGATGGGGGTCCGTCACATTCTCAGCTGCGTTCCCTTACGCCACTCTACTCCACTGGAAGGACAGACTCCAGGAATCTGTAA